A window of the Nibribacter ruber genome harbors these coding sequences:
- a CDS encoding LON peptidase substrate-binding domain-containing protein, translating into MSRFLPLFPLNIVVFPGEKLNLHIFEPRYRQLITECQANDTTFGIPVYLESGVAEYGTEIKILSIEKKYAGGEMDIKTKGMGIFQIKHFHKQMPGRLYAGGEVEEVPLDLKDAPVQRQQIELLLKKLYHALGIQSLMLTLAPDFKSFDIAHHLGMTTEQEYQVLICPTEEERFDMILKHLTNIVPIVLETELLKERVKLNGHFKQLLPPNF; encoded by the coding sequence ATGAGTAGATTTCTGCCCCTGTTTCCGTTAAATATAGTTGTTTTTCCGGGGGAGAAACTGAACCTGCATATTTTTGAGCCCCGGTACCGGCAACTCATCACAGAATGCCAGGCCAATGACACCACCTTCGGGATACCGGTGTATCTGGAAAGCGGCGTGGCCGAGTACGGGACCGAAATAAAAATTCTGAGCATAGAAAAAAAATACGCCGGCGGCGAGATGGACATCAAAACCAAAGGCATGGGCATCTTTCAAATAAAACACTTTCATAAGCAGATGCCCGGCCGTTTGTACGCCGGCGGCGAGGTGGAGGAAGTACCCCTGGATTTGAAAGACGCTCCTGTGCAACGCCAGCAAATAGAACTACTGCTCAAAAAGCTGTACCACGCGCTGGGTATTCAGTCTCTGATGCTCACTCTGGCTCCTGATTTCAAATCCTTTGACATTGCCCACCACCTGGGCATGACCACTGAACAAGAATACCAGGTGCTCATCTGCCCCACAGAGGAAGAGCGCTTTGATATGATTCTGAAACACCTTACCAACATTGTCCCTATTGTGCTGGAAACGGAACTGCTGAAAGAGCGGGTTAAATTGAACGGCCACTTTAAACAACTGCTTCCGCCCAACTTTTAA